The genomic stretch GATCCTGTTAAGGAAGAGGTCACCCTCAAGGTCGACAAGGACGGTAAGCAGGTCTATCACGAGAACGTGGTGCTGGATCTGGACTACTGGCTCCTGATGCCCAGGCGCCGCTGACCCAGCCCGAATGGATTCGAGCGCCCGGACCCGATGGCCCGGGCGCTTTTTTTTGCGCTGATGTGCTTGCCAGAGGGCCGAAAACAAACCCCGTTCTCAAACGCGCTGCGTCTTGAGCGCGAGCGCCGGTGAGGTACACTCACCTGCACGATGTACAAGGGCGAAGAATTCAAGATGGCTTCGGAGGTGGTAGGCCGCATGGTCGAGCGGATGCTCGCCCGCGCCGAAAGCGGCACCGGCCAGCCCGTCGAAGAGGTTATCAACGAGACGCTCTACCACGAGCATCTTCGCCTGAGCAAGGCCGGCAGCAGCGATGAAGCCAAGGCCGATCGTGCCTTCTACTCGAAGATCCGGCACGAACTGCCGCGCGCCTCGGTCAATCGCCAGCAACGGCTCCTGCACGAAATCGTCGAGCGCTACGCGCGCGAGATCCAGGGGCACTTCGATCCCAAGGCCTATGCCGTCGCAACGAAGTTTGCGCCGCCCATGATGAACGCCCTGCTGAACGGTCTCTCGCCCGGTCGCCTGGTCACGCGCCTGCGGGACGTGCCGAGTCTGGATGAGCACCTCATCATCCAGGGTGAGGTGGAGACCCTCCAGCGCCTGCACGAGCGCGGGACCATTGTGCTCACGCCCACGCACAGTTCGAACCTCGATTCGATGGTGCTGGGGCTGGCGCTGCATCGAATGGGGCTGCCGCCCTTTACCTACGGAGCGGGGCTCAATCTCTTCTCGAATCCGATCGTCGGTTACTTCATGCACAACCTTGGCGCCTACACGGTGGACCGGCTCAAGACCGACCCGCTCTATCGCGAGACGCTCAAGGAATACGCCACGGTCACGCTGGAGTTCGATGCCGACAACCTGTTCTTCCCCGGCGGCACGCGCAGCCGTTCGGGCGCCGTGGAGGCCTATCTCAAAAAGGGCCTGCTCGGCACCAGCATCGCCGCCTACCGCCAGAACGTGATGCGCGGCAAGGAAACATCGAACATCTACATCGTGCCGTGCACGATCTCCTACCCGCTGGTGCTGGAAGCTTCGACACTCATCGACGACTACCTGCGTGAGGCCGGCAAGCAGCGCTACATCATCGTCGATGACGAGTTTTCCAAAGTGCGGCGCTGGCTCGACTTCCTGCGCGGGCTCTTCGCGCTCG from Chrysiogenia bacterium encodes the following:
- a CDS encoding 1-acyl-sn-glycerol-3-phosphate acyltransferase; the protein is MASEVVGRMVERMLARAESGTGQPVEEVINETLYHEHLRLSKAGSSDEAKADRAFYSKIRHELPRASVNRQQRLLHEIVERYAREIQGHFDPKAYAVATKFAPPMMNALLNGLSPGRLVTRLRDVPSLDEHLIIQGEVETLQRLHERGTIVLTPTHSSNLDSMVLGLALHRMGLPPFTYGAGLNLFSNPIVGYFMHNLGAYTVDRLKTDPLYRETLKEYATVTLEFDADNLFFPGGTRSRSGAVEAYLKKGLLGTSIAAYRQNVMRGKETSNIYIVPCTISYPLVLEASTLIDDYLREAGKQRYIIVDDEFSKVRRWLDFLRGLFALDLRIYITIGKPLDPFGNDVDEQGNSLDPRGRKIDPSEYLLVDGEVGEDGVRDSVYTGNVARRLVGAFQRENVALPTNVVAFAFFELLRKKSNERDLYRFLRGLGPEISLPMPDVEQALALLLEELQALAGKGGIRLSQSVGSGDIPEIMRRALKSFGIYHTTPVIQRKGVRLHVGDGNLVFYYRNRLDGYGLMGTRRLVPPRRPG